Part of the Lolium rigidum isolate FL_2022 chromosome 6, APGP_CSIRO_Lrig_0.1, whole genome shotgun sequence genome, TCCACAGAGATTTGCACTGGACAGGGGAGATTAAAGTTCTCTCCTCTGGAACCTGTTGGTATTAATGGCATCCATTTAGCAAATAACAAAGCAACAATTTGTGGGAAAATGGTCTATGAAAAAGAAAAGAGTATTGCTTCAGCTGACAAACACTAATAAAAATGACACGATGTCCACACACCCTTTCCCATGAACTGGAGGCGAGTGGATCAAGCGATTGGATACTCCTATCTGTAGTCCCAGGCCTCGCAGCATCAACTAGAGCAAGGGAAAGAGTGTTATCAATGTTGTCGCCGTCTTCATCCAACCGGATTGCAGCCATTGTAGAAAGCAACTTCATGGACTGTACAGAGAGGAGTATCAAGTTTCAGTTCCTAAACAAATTCTTTCATTTCAAATAGAGAGTTTTAACATTTGACGTACAGCTGAACGAGCAGTTTTAGTAATTGCTTTTATGTCTTCCTTTCCTGTCCATACCCTTGGCATGGAGTCAGCATCACGACTGAATAACATCGAGAACCTGTACAGTTTTTCACATTTAGATTTCACGCAGACAATATGTCTCCTTTTTTGAGTTAGATCCGAAGCACGGCTCACCTGTCCTTCATACGGATCAAGACCCTTGCAGCTTCTTCTTTTGCCTTTGACTCAACAACGCCCCTTCCATGATTCTCCAGCCTCGAAAGCAGTTCTTTCTCAGTAGCTTCATCGAGCTCAAAAGTTGAAATAGCAGATTCAAGACCTGAAACAGCAGCTTTTGTCTCACGTTGGAGAAGCTTCCTAATAGCTGGCCAGGTTTCCTCACTGGCTGAATCTAGAAGAGCTTCTACAGGTTCTGCCAGAGCTTTGGTAAGTTTCCCCTGCAACAGTAGGCCTCAAATTTTAAAAGGGAAAAATATATGTTCTTTGTCATGACAGTTAAACCAATTATTTGATAAGATAAACAAATGAAATTGGAAACTGAAGGCAACCTCATATCCGGCACAAAGTTCCGAAAGTTTTGCAGCACGGACTGACACCACATGTGCCTCGATGTCACGCTTAAGCTTATCCCTAACTTTCGAGGAGTCCCAGTTCACTTGTTCAATAGTAGCATCTGTATAATATCCAGGTCTGTCACTATAAGGTGAATGCATTTATGTTGAAAAGGAGCAGACTGCAAGTGATAAACTTCCATGGAGTAACAGCATACTTGAAAGCATGTGTCCATTGCTAGTAATATTATAACATTATTACAGTTGGTATTTGAGAGGTGTCACTACTCTTAGCATAGCAGTACCTCAGATGATCAATAGTGTATCTATCTCAACTGccataaaaagaaaacaaacaccAAATTGGTGATGTTTCTTACAAGGTTTAACTAAATATTTATGCTTTGCTCCCAGCTCCATCTGGCTGGTGCCATTTCCCAGCAGGTACCAGAAACGTAACTGGTCATTTGTGACATTTAAgtgtaataaaataaaatattagcATCAGTCAGAAAAATATCAAGTGAACTGTATGGAATAGTTGGTTCCATGGATGACTGAACTTGAATGTATATATTCTTGAGGATTTTAGTTTATGTTATTTATGCCTAGACTAGACAAATGCctactggatcttgtttaattacAATGACCTAGCCAATTCCACACCCAGCACTCCAGCAGTCCAGCATACTCTAATAACACCAGCCATACCTGGAGTTCGCTGGTTAGCACCATAAATGTGCATTCCTATCACAGCGGAAGACTATCACCTTTACaaacacacgagcaagtacattaGCAACATTTCCTAAAGACATACCTTCAGATCCTTTGTCGAACTTCTCCAAGAAAATGCGGACAGAATCGCGAGCAGCAACAGCAAATCCATCCTTTTCAAGGGCCTTCTCAAAGGAATCCTTAAATGCTTCTAAAGTTCTGGCCCGTAAATGACCCAGAAGAGATTGGTATGCAGGATTGACAAGCTAGGACACAAAACGGTTATTCGTGTAAGAACTAAGTCATCAAAGAGAACACTCAACATTTGAAAACAGTCCATAAATTAGCAGGACAACTAAACAATGAACGAAACATGAGTAAATATCAATGAACAAATTTTGTAGTCAGGATGAGGCAAAAAAAACTGAACATAACATAATTCATGGCAGGAAAACAAATACAAGTTGGACTATTAGGTTTTCAGTTTTAATACAAAAAATCTCGCTTGTTTTTACCACCATGTAAAAACACACCACACTCTTCAATGATTTCTTACAGAAAACATGGCAATTCCTATTAAAAAATATTAGCATTAAGATCTGTTCACTGGTTAATTTCAAGATTACCAGTATCCTGTTTTTCCACTGGTCTCTTACAAAAAAATTATGGTAAACAGTGTCAAGAAATTAGCATCAAGGTTGTTCCCCAGGTTAAACTCCATATTACAAGTATGGTGTATCCGTGTACGAAGATGACTAGAACGTGCAAGAAGATGACTACAACGTTTATGAAGATGACTGATTGGTCCATCTTATGTACAACAAAAGTACATAACCAAACTGTTGATTAAATGCTTGGAGGTGAGGAGCGAGGAATTAACATTTGGTACAACAGATGAGATTAGAACAAGACATAAGGGCAAACCTGCAAGAGTTTAGACTCAAGTTGTTGCCTTTTTGACGTTCTGACGCCTTCATCAAAATAAATAGCCTCCATGTCATACCTGCAATTTTTAAACAAAAGCAAAATAATTATAGCCACAGAAAAATTTCCAGGTCATTATCTTAACTCAGGGCACAACCGTACACCAAAAAATAAGCACGGCTTGTATCTCAGAAAGATGATAAACTATGCAATTCATCTAGAACAAATAAATATGCTTTATGGACTGCTTTTACATTTGCAAACACCCAAACCCTCATTCTCGTGAAATGTTTTTTAAAGGCAATGCTTTTTGTTCATGCAAGCAAAAGAAACACACACGTGGATGACTTGCAACAATTTACTGGAAATATCTGTCACCGTATTTTTTCACTCGGAACAATTAGGCTAGAATGGACCAAACTTGACTAGATTCTCAAAGCAACTGACTGGCATTTGGGATCTGATCACCAACCAGTTTGACTGATAAATGGCTGTACTCACTCCACATAAGTTTTCTGAATTGGACAACCACAACCAGAACAAAGAAAACATTACTAACCACAAGAAGGCAATGAAAACTCACTCTGATAAACATTTATCAAGAAGGCTGCTGATATGCTTCCCAAACCCCGGTACATAGTCACTTTGAACAGCCTCCTCAAATTTTTGCCATTCCTTTACATAGTTATATGTATTATGGTGTCAGTTGGTTTCATGAGAATATGCAGCATTTATTAAGCCAAATAATATGCACTATAATCACCTCATCAGCTGTAAAGCTGGCAAGTTTTTCATTACCGATTTCCTCGCAACGGACAGTAGCCACCATAACCTGAATTGATTTATATTCAAATATTTCAGTATAAATTATATGTTCATAGCTCAAATTAGAAAATGGTGGAGGGTCCTCACTTTATGAGCAGGTAGATCAAggtctttgttctccttaatgacCTTCCAAAAATGCTGTGAACTAAATGAAAAGCCTGATGCTGGAACAACACCACGCCGATCTCCAGCAAGTCCACCAGGAGCGATAGAATGTTGAAACCTATCTCTCAAACTGGAAACCTTCAGAAATTTAATGCACTCTGTTATTCATATTTCTAAGTAAATCAGCAGCAACCACAAATCTAGTGTCATCAACTAATAGACATTGAAGTCACACCAACCTGCTCCTTAAATAATTCTTCTTTTTCCTCATAACTGTTAAGAGCCACAACTTGTACCTGAATGTGGGAAATACATAGTGAGCAAATCTAGCAGATGCATACGAAACCAACAAGCAAAACAAACGATTGGTAAGGATTTTACATTGAAAAAATCACTGAGTGGAGTTTCTTTATGGGCATGGGGTTTAGGAACACCGTCCCATATCTGCAAACAGATGAAACAGTTTAGCATACTGAAAGCCAAAAAATAATAGTCAGCCATAAGTAAGAAATAATGTACCTTCTGAATATCTTCCCTTAAAATAGGTTCAAGATTTTCCAGAGGTGTCTGTTTATAACCAAAAAAGGTATGTATTAATCCAGTACAAAAAAATAGATTcgggaagtaaaaaaaaaaagattactaACAGTTGCTTCGGAAAATATCATACTAGTTTCTAGCATCCTAAATTGCACTGTGTCAAGTCCTCACCTTTGATTTGTCACGAATAACAAATAACATTGTTGTTTTGCGGGGACTGAACAATCTCATCATGACCTACACAGATAGGAGATATATTAGGACATGATAATGCCTCCACAACAATAAAGAGTTAAGaataagaaagaaagaaagaaggaaagaaagaaagaaagaaagaaagaaagaaatacaGAAATATCCAACTGCAGTTTTACCAAACTAACCTGGAAAACGGTCTTCAAAAGAGGCTTGTTCGCAGCCTGCTCTCTCCCAATGTCATGGCACCACCTATGGAATAGAAGAAAACAATCAATTAAACATAGTGTCCAATTTAGTGATAATAGGTTCCACATCAGCAATTAGGGAAATAGCTTACATATTGATCAGCACAATATCCGAAACAGCCAAAGCAAATAACGCACTTTGCTTCTCAAAGGCAGTGTCATCCTGAAAATTGTGTGGATCAATTAGGAGAGTACAATGTGGAATAGAACATCCATAATCCAAAACGTAATAATTAAAAATCATCTCAGTTGCCTGACATGCAAATGATAGCTTCGGCTAGTGAGCTTAAGCAGAAATCAAGACACAACAGCCATCACATGATTGGGTACTCAATAAACTTCATCCACTACAAGTTGGCAATATGATGAAATGAAATGAAATGGAGGGCCTTACAGGCTTGTAAGCTGAAGACAGATTATTGTGGCATATTGGAGATGCCCTAGCTGACACCCTAACTTAGTACTATAAGATGCAAGAAGGAAAATGTTTCATCTAGGTATGTGTTGAGGAAAAAAAAAAGTGGATTTAAGAATGCGTTTTCCGTAATAGTGAACGTTCAATCGAATCCGAATCGAGATTCTTGTCTGTTCATTACCTCGCCCCTCTCTCTTCCATCAGTGCCTTCCAAATCCATTACAAGGGTGCACGGTTCAATATTCTTGGCGTGCGCCATCCATATACCTTTGGTTGTCTGTGACCTGAAAATTTGAATAAATGCTAGTTAGTTGACAGAAGAAGAATTGGTTCCACCGAAGCAAAGAAGCATGCATAGAGAAGGAATGCAAATATAAAAGAATGAGAACACACCTTCCTCTGAAAGCATCCATCTCCCTAAAATTCGTGCGGAACAGATGATTCAAAAGTGTACTCTTTCCTGCAAAACATCGGGGTGGGGAGGAGGGATTGAGGTACCAATGGTAATAACATATAACTGGTTAGAGTTAAACAGGATGGAAGCGATGAGGGAAGGAGCAAATCATACCACTACTTTGTGGGCCCATTATAGACACAACAGCATACGAGAGCCCACATTCGGCCAATTTAACTTCCTTCAAGAAGCTCTCCAATCCAGATACATTGAAAACGCCATCTCCATCAATAAGCTGCGTGGAAAGACAGGGTTCCTCCATTTCTGCAAAGACAGAAACGTATAAAGCCATCACATTTAAGCTTGGGAAGAAGAAACCAATAGTGGAGAGCATGATTTTCAGTGCATAGCGTCTACAAAATTTCCAGGGATTCAGTTTTTAGGGCTTTATTAAGGGTCATTACAATGCAGCTTCTCGAAGCATATATGCAGAAAAGTTGTCAAGAAGAAAAGTATTGGATGTTATCATCAGGTGATGATTAGTGCATTTTTCATATGAAATGAAAGAGGAGCATTAaatgggggagagagagagctaTAGGCAGTCGAATGTTACTGATGTACTGAGGGGAGCAAATTTATGAATGCATGCGCTTATACGGCTTTCGTCCGGGTCAAACTACGATTCACTACTAGAATTATTACTACAGATCGCACACGGTACACGCTCGCGTGCAACCCACCCAGAGATACTAGAGGTTACGCGGATCAGGCAATCCctaagcatatatatatatactcccgGAAGGGAGTTCTACGGCAACTTACAGTGACAGTGCTTCCGCAAGCATCATTAACCCTATCGAGATCGTACGGCCGGGGGATCACGAaatcggggaagagagggaagcttTAGAAAAAAGGCCGAGCCTTTTGAGGcgatccagcgggaggagatccgaGCAGGCGCGGCGACCTCCAGGCGAATCGAGCGCCGCGGGTCCGAATCCGCCAACAGGCATAAACCCCCAAACCGAACGGGGAACCAGCTGAATCTACCGGCCCGGCGGCTGCCGACGGGGATTGGAGCAACGCCCCGCATCGATCTGGACGCCTATTCGGCGGAAAATCGCCGTACAACAAGAGGACCAACGTAAAGAAAAAACAGGGGAGGGAATCAAAATCCGAGACCCTGGGACGAAGCGAGGGAGCGATCCGGGAAGCGTCCATCGGATCAGGGAGAgatgcgggaggcggaggaatacGCACCGTGGAGATTGCGTCGCTCGGCGGTCGGCGTCGCGTCGGCGGCGATGGATGGGGCGGAGGGGAGGAAACGGGGCCGGGGCGAGAAGGAAGAGAGAGGAGGAGCACAAAGGCGTCTCCTTTTTATGGGGAAGTGGGTAATTTGTGAATTTCGAATAGAAGGAGGGGTGGCAATGGTATGAACGGTAAATACGAACGGGAAAGCAGAAGGAGGAAGAAAAGGAAATATGTTCGGATTCTGTCGCCGACGGCTGGTGGGTGGTAGGGTGCCATGGTGGACCGGAGTACGTGTTATATGTACCCATACACAGGCCATACACAAAGTATGAGACCATATGTACATGTATGAATAATACAATAACACTTcaaaaaaaatctcacttttttaaaatgaaaaaacTATTACCCTATCGATTGGATTAGCCCCATCCCACCCCCACTCCTTCCCTCCCGCATCACTTGCATCCCAGTCTCGATCGCCAGCCGGGTGCTCGTGTGCCTAGCGTCACCGGGAACTCTCCAATGGTCCCCTTTGATGTTGGACGGCCGTCAGCTCCCCTCCGTGTTGGTCAAGTCTTGACCACCTCCTGATCCCTTCCCTCGTCAGGTGACTCATGTTGTTTTCATAGAAAAAGTTGTCCTCGGTGAGGCCATTGAGAAAAACCGATGTTGTTCTATTAAGAAGGATCAATGAggactacatgaaaataagacttCACTTTTGTCGATGGAAATTGATGTGGGGATGTAGTGAACAACTACATATGGtagaaacctagcctagctaggtcAGATATGATGTGTATTGCGGCTTGGCGGATAGCTTTTGTACGAAGTGAAAGCTTTAGGTCTAGCCTTCTTTAGTTGGGCCCAAAAATGCTTGCAGTCAATGTCATTTTTCTATTAAAGCTATCATTGTAGAG contains:
- the LOC124666503 gene encoding protein ROOT HAIR DEFECTIVE 3, translated to MEEPCLSTQLIDGDGVFNVSGLESFLKEVKLAECGLSYAVVSIMGPQSSGKSTLLNHLFRTNFREMDAFRGRSQTTKGIWMAHAKNIEPCTLVMDLEGTDGRERGEDDTAFEKQSALFALAVSDIVLINMWCHDIGREQAANKPLLKTVFQVMMRLFSPRKTTMLFVIRDKSKTPLENLEPILREDIQKIWDGVPKPHAHKETPLSDFFNVQVVALNSYEEKEELFKEQVSSLRDRFQHSIAPGGLAGDRRGVVPASGFSFSSQHFWKVIKENKDLDLPAHKVMVATVRCEEIGNEKLASFTADEEWQKFEEAVQSDYVPGFGKHISSLLDKCLSEYDMEAIYFDEGVRTSKRQQLESKLLQLVNPAYQSLLGHLRARTLEAFKDSFEKALEKDGFAVAARDSVRIFLEKFDKGSEDATIEQVNWDSSKVRDKLKRDIEAHVVSVRAAKLSELCAGYEGKLTKALAEPVEALLDSASEETWPAIRKLLQRETKAAVSGLESAISTFELDEATEKELLSRLENHGRGVVESKAKEEAARVLIRMKDRFSMLFSRDADSMPRVWTGKEDIKAITKTARSASMKLLSTMAAIRLDEDGDNIDNTLSLALVDAARPGTTDRSIQSLDPLASSSWERVPEERTLISPVQCKSLWRQFKAETEYTVTQAIAAQEANKRNNNWLPPPWALAAMAVLGFNEFMTLLRNPFYLAVMFVIFLVGKALWVQLDIANEFRNGFLPALLSLSTKFVPTIMNILKRLADAGAEPPAPQREMELQPTRNSSNSNVTSAGSSSITSSENGPEYSSPIAQ